A genomic region of Tigriopus californicus strain San Diego chromosome 1, Tcal_SD_v2.1, whole genome shotgun sequence contains the following coding sequences:
- the LOC131892738 gene encoding axoneme-associated protein mst101(2)-like encodes MEAKSLLILCLAFGICYADADAAAKAVAKPEAAAEAEALFFKGLFKKNRCGCRDYYVKRCEAAKEKVCETFYKDACHTTYKEHCDYETKKDCHTTYKEHCDYEQKQECQTTYREECKPSYNYEKKCKKIPEEKCHYVTVPKCHKVPQEHCKDYTVPHCKKYPQEHCKKIPQKKCHYVEYYVARKQKANECQHEQKYYVEKYHTEYKQHCQKYEVPHCKTTYHEECQYEQKQKCHTSYKKHCDYEQKQECQTTYREECKPSYNYEKKCKKIPEEKCHYVTVPKCHDVPQEHCEGYTVPHCQKIPQQYCKKEYKQKCEKYPIEVPYKKEEYTCVWPEYRKHHDDDHC; translated from the exons ATGGAGGCCAAG TCACTCCTGATCTTATGTCTGGCTTTCGGCATCTGTTATGCCGATGCCGATGCTGCTGCTAAGGCCGTAGCCAAGCCTGAGGCTGCGGCCGAGGCTGAAGCTCTCTTCTTCAAAGGACTCTTCAAAAAGAACAGATGCGGTTGCCGGGACTACTACGTGAAGCGATGCGAAGCGGCCAAAGAGAAGGTCTGCGAGACCTTCTACAAGGATGCCTGTCACACCACCTATAAGGAGCATTGCGACTATGAGACCAAGAAAGATTGCCACACCACCTACAAGGAACACTGCGACTACGAGCAGAAGCAGGAATGCCAAACCACCTACCGGGAAGAGTGCAAGCCCTCGTACAACTACGAGAAGAAATGCAAGAAGATCCCCGAGGAGAAGTGCCACTATGTCACTGTGCCCAAGTGCCACAAAGTGCCTCAAGAGCACTGCAAGGACTACACCGTGCCCCATTGCAAGAAATATCCCCAGGAGCATTGCAAAAAGATCCCCCAAAAGAAGTGCCACTATGTCGAATATTACGTGGCCCGAAAGCAGAAAGCCAATGAGTGCCAACACGAGCAGAAGTACTATGTTGAGAAGTACCACACAGAGTACAAGCAACATTGCCAGAAGTACGAGGTGCCCCACTGTAAGACCACCTACCACGAGGAGTGCCAATACGAGCAGAAGCAGAAGTGCCACACCTCCTACAAAAAACATTGCGACTACGAGCAGAAGCAGGAATGTCAAACCACCTACCGAGAAGAGTGCAAGCCCTCGTACAACTACGAGAAGAAGTGCAAGAAGATCCCCGAGGAGAAGTGCCACTATGTCACTGTGCCCAAGTGCCACGACGTGCCCCAAGAGCACTGTGAGGGTTACACCGTGCCCCATTGCCAGAAGATTCCCCAACAGTACTGCAAGAAGGAGTACAAGCAAAAGTGCGAGAAGTACCCCATTGAAGTGCCTTACAAGAAAGAAGAGTACACCTGTGTCTGGCCCGAGTACAGAAAGCATCATGACGATGACCATTGTTAA